In one Nocardioides sp. NBC_00368 genomic region, the following are encoded:
- a CDS encoding MFS transporter, translating to MPASTDVPRTLAEVTESIGLTWRHWVYFALITLILLTDGMDVTIVSHIFPSLIQGWGVSIGGGIALVVTGGFIAMGLGALVAGRLADQWGPKAVLVGATLVFGSGTILGATSGDFTTFTVWRLLACLGMGAAMATGNTLLADLIPATRRSAMLAAAYAGVGLGVTVGATLAGILIPTGGWRALLVAGGVIPLGLILVLAIVVPESPAFYAARGAVDRAQRTLRRLAPGVDVTSVELEPPAKQDRKETLTVILSKRFAPSTVLLFVFGFFSLGTQLLVAQYLPTLLQLPLPGLDTVQSSTIVGVYGFASVVGGLVLAAILAKVSRFLIIGLALGLSAVIVLVIGVVPNPRFGTLLVLLTITGLILPTALGPTRTVLAAAAYPTKVRGTGVGVTEFAARIGSATGGAVGGALIGAGLGLGGLFVALLVPIGILLGSLGGLKIEAKRTGSDSRAGFKEELAPVAPTTTPARREAPGAV from the coding sequence ATGCCTGCATCCACCGACGTTCCCCGCACACTGGCGGAGGTAACCGAATCCATAGGCCTCACCTGGCGCCACTGGGTTTACTTCGCTCTCATAACGCTCATCCTCCTCACCGACGGAATGGATGTCACGATCGTCAGCCACATCTTCCCCTCGCTGATTCAGGGGTGGGGTGTATCGATCGGGGGCGGGATCGCGCTGGTCGTCACCGGTGGATTCATCGCTATGGGCCTCGGCGCCCTCGTCGCCGGTCGCCTCGCGGACCAGTGGGGGCCCAAGGCCGTGCTGGTCGGCGCCACGCTCGTCTTCGGCAGCGGCACCATCCTTGGCGCGACGTCTGGCGACTTCACCACGTTCACGGTCTGGCGCCTTCTCGCCTGCCTCGGTATGGGCGCCGCGATGGCAACGGGGAACACGCTCCTCGCGGATCTGATACCGGCGACGCGACGCTCCGCCATGCTGGCTGCCGCTTACGCCGGGGTCGGACTCGGAGTGACAGTCGGCGCGACGCTCGCCGGAATCCTGATCCCGACTGGCGGCTGGCGTGCGCTGCTCGTCGCGGGCGGGGTGATCCCGCTCGGTCTCATTCTGGTGCTCGCGATCGTCGTCCCGGAGTCGCCGGCGTTCTACGCCGCTCGCGGAGCCGTCGACAGGGCGCAGCGCACACTTCGACGCCTCGCTCCGGGCGTGGATGTCACCAGTGTCGAACTGGAGCCCCCGGCGAAGCAGGACCGGAAGGAGACGCTGACCGTCATCCTGTCCAAGCGATTCGCGCCTAGCACCGTGCTGCTGTTCGTGTTCGGGTTCTTCTCGCTCGGTACGCAACTGCTCGTTGCCCAGTACCTTCCGACGCTGCTCCAGCTGCCGCTTCCGGGCCTCGACACCGTGCAGAGCAGCACGATTGTGGGCGTGTACGGATTCGCGAGCGTCGTCGGAGGGTTGGTACTCGCGGCCATCCTGGCGAAGGTGTCGCGGTTCCTGATCATCGGTCTCGCGCTGGGCCTCTCCGCCGTCATCGTGCTCGTGATCGGGGTCGTCCCGAACCCTAGGTTCGGGACGCTGCTGGTGTTGCTCACGATCACCGGGCTCATCCTGCCGACCGCTCTGGGACCGACGAGAACCGTCCTCGCAGCCGCAGCCTATCCGACGAAGGTCCGCGGCACCGGAGTCGGCGTGACCGAGTTCGCCGCACGAATCGGCTCGGCCACGGGTGGCGCGGTCGGCGGCGCACTGATTGGAGCCGGGCTCGGCCTCGGCGGCCTCTTCGTCGCGCTGCTTGTTCCCATCGGCATTCTGCTCGGATCCCTCGGGGGTTTGAAGATCGAAGCCAAGCGGACGGGTTCCGACTCACGAGCCGGATTCAAGGAAGAGCTGGCACCGGTCGCTCCGACGACGACCCCGGCCCGGAGGGAAGCTCCGGGCGCGGTCTAG
- a CDS encoding ornithine cyclodeaminase family protein, translating into MTLVLSDEDVRESFDWGLAIKALHAAYAAAGTASRYPNRTVAKGGINWLRSLTGIPADGSPMGAKIIAGAWANRQVAYLISLFDQDTAELVALMDGNSVTGFRTAATSALATNLLARPGTISVGVIGSGFEAQKHVRALAAVRRLEAVKVFSPRPQSRVRFASELADLNVPVSAAESAREAISEVDVVVCAARSYDETPTLLGEWLQPGQTVISIGSTVAEQREVDTETIKRTDVIIADVLSEVLHETGDLLAAKADNIDAEHKAFSLADLAAGNVKGRQDERQIILYKSVGAGLQDLAVASMCAERAAALGLGAPLPIRIQPVTK; encoded by the coding sequence GTGACCCTTGTACTGAGCGACGAAGACGTGCGCGAGTCCTTCGACTGGGGCTTGGCCATCAAGGCGCTGCACGCGGCGTACGCAGCCGCCGGGACGGCCAGTCGTTACCCGAACCGAACCGTCGCCAAGGGCGGGATCAATTGGCTGAGGTCGCTCACCGGGATCCCCGCTGATGGCAGCCCGATGGGCGCAAAGATCATTGCGGGGGCCTGGGCGAATCGCCAGGTGGCCTACCTCATCTCGCTCTTCGACCAGGACACCGCCGAGCTCGTCGCTCTGATGGACGGCAACTCCGTCACAGGTTTCCGCACGGCCGCCACGTCTGCGCTCGCCACCAACCTGCTCGCAAGGCCAGGCACGATCTCGGTCGGAGTCATAGGATCCGGGTTCGAAGCGCAGAAGCATGTTCGCGCGCTCGCGGCTGTGCGCCGTCTCGAAGCGGTGAAGGTGTTCTCTCCTCGCCCGCAGTCGCGCGTCCGCTTCGCCTCCGAGCTCGCCGACCTCAACGTCCCGGTCTCAGCCGCAGAGTCTGCTCGAGAGGCCATCTCGGAGGTCGACGTCGTCGTCTGTGCAGCACGGTCGTACGACGAGACCCCCACCTTGCTGGGTGAGTGGCTCCAGCCTGGGCAGACCGTGATCTCGATCGGGTCGACGGTCGCGGAGCAGCGGGAGGTCGACACCGAGACCATCAAGCGAACCGACGTCATCATCGCCGACGTCCTCTCGGAGGTCCTCCACGAGACCGGTGATCTCCTCGCCGCGAAGGCCGACAACATCGACGCCGAGCACAAGGCGTTCTCCCTGGCCGATCTCGCTGCCGGCAACGTCAAGGGTCGCCAAGACGAACGGCAGATAATCCTCTACAAGTCTGTCGGCGCCGGTCTTCAGGATCTCGCCGTCGCTTCCATGTGCGCGGAGCGGGCCGCAGCCCTCGGGCTCGGCGCTCCACTTCCCATCCGCATCCAGCCCGTCACGAAGTAG
- a CDS encoding NAD-dependent succinate-semialdehyde dehydrogenase codes for MTLAPSNRADVTSVLNDPGLFKTAAYVNGEWVAEGHGGTFTVSNPSTGEQVAELPSLSREQTRAAIEAAQRAQVSWRALSGKERSQILRRWFDLVVEHTDDLAAIITLEEGKPLSEAKAEMAYAASFIEWFAEEAKRIRGDVFEAPTATRRIVVLKEPIGVCAAITPWNFPAAMITRKAAPALAAGCTMVVKPASQTPLTALALAELAERAGIPAGVLSVVVGSARTIGPELTGNPIVQKLTFTGSTEVGRQLMEETAATIKRVSMELGGNAPVIVFDDADLDTAVTGVLAAKYRNTGESCIGANRVYVQDGIYDRFAEEYAKRAARLVIGDGFKEGVSIGPLIDAAGVDKVDEHVKDAVSKGATLAAGGRRSDVGDLFYEPTVLTGVTQEMLIAHEETFGPITPLIRFTDEADAVRMANDTEFGLASYLFSVDSERIWRVAAAIEAGMVGINTGLISNEVAPFGGVKQSGIGREGSVYGIDEYLEIKYLSWEGARG; via the coding sequence ATGACTCTCGCCCCAAGCAACCGCGCCGACGTCACATCGGTGCTCAACGATCCGGGTCTGTTCAAGACCGCTGCCTACGTCAACGGGGAGTGGGTGGCGGAGGGGCATGGCGGCACCTTCACCGTCAGTAACCCGTCGACGGGAGAGCAGGTCGCCGAGCTGCCTTCGCTGAGCCGAGAGCAGACAAGGGCCGCTATCGAGGCCGCCCAGCGCGCGCAGGTGAGTTGGCGTGCCCTCTCGGGCAAGGAGCGCTCGCAGATCCTGCGTCGTTGGTTCGACCTCGTCGTCGAGCACACCGACGATCTCGCCGCGATCATCACTCTCGAGGAGGGCAAGCCGCTGTCGGAAGCCAAGGCCGAGATGGCATACGCCGCATCCTTCATCGAGTGGTTCGCCGAGGAGGCGAAGCGGATCCGCGGTGACGTATTCGAAGCCCCCACCGCGACGCGACGGATCGTCGTCCTGAAGGAGCCGATCGGCGTGTGCGCCGCGATCACTCCGTGGAACTTCCCGGCCGCGATGATCACCCGCAAGGCCGCACCGGCTCTGGCTGCCGGCTGCACGATGGTGGTCAAGCCTGCGTCTCAGACCCCACTGACGGCGCTTGCGCTTGCCGAGCTCGCCGAGCGTGCCGGTATCCCCGCCGGAGTCCTCAGCGTCGTCGTCGGCAGCGCTCGCACCATCGGCCCGGAGCTCACCGGCAACCCGATCGTCCAGAAGCTCACCTTCACCGGATCCACCGAGGTCGGTCGCCAGCTCATGGAGGAGACCGCAGCAACGATCAAGAGGGTCTCCATGGAGCTCGGCGGCAATGCACCGGTCATCGTCTTCGACGACGCCGACCTCGACACCGCCGTGACTGGCGTCCTGGCAGCCAAGTACCGCAACACCGGCGAGTCGTGCATCGGGGCGAACCGCGTCTACGTCCAGGACGGCATCTACGACCGCTTTGCAGAGGAGTACGCGAAGCGCGCCGCCAGGCTGGTCATCGGCGACGGCTTCAAGGAAGGCGTCAGCATCGGGCCGCTCATCGATGCGGCCGGCGTAGACAAGGTCGACGAGCACGTCAAGGACGCAGTCTCGAAGGGCGCGACACTCGCAGCGGGCGGCCGTCGCAGCGACGTCGGGGACCTGTTCTACGAGCCGACTGTCCTGACGGGTGTGACGCAGGAGATGCTCATCGCCCACGAGGAGACCTTCGGGCCGATCACCCCGCTCATCCGGTTCACCGATGAAGCGGATGCCGTTCGGATGGCCAACGACACCGAGTTCGGACTCGCGTCCTACCTCTTCAGCGTCGACAGCGAACGCATCTGGCGTGTGGCTGCGGCCATCGAGGCCGGCATGGTCGGCATCAACACGGGCCTGATCTCGAACGAAGTCGCTCCGTTCGGCGGCGTCAAGCAGTCCGGCATCGGGCGCGAGGGCTCGGTCTACGGCATCGATGAGTACCTCGAGATCAAGTATCTGTCCTGGGAAGGAGCTCGGGGCTGA
- a CDS encoding dihydrodipicolinate synthase family protein has product MATYTKAESRTWAREKLVGAVNCTIPSFTADLKGLNEKGIRHDIALAKEHGFIGSLAIGEVSITPEEYIDFIRIAKDEGGEDFFICHHACFNTLEENIEMAQLAEAAGADLILLSYPPSFYPESEDEVLEFTRTFADSTNLAIILFPMTIWNFSRLHPSDISTGLIRRILDDAPNVAVIKAEGGYPNIMNAVECHRLFGDEVVISVPIEADLIPLSQVIPIQLSATSDHEYYGPVIPQIMKLIRAGDNDRATELFWKLHPARVAKNGLFAAVHGGSVLNRMGWKFQGWLQGYNGGPLRMPTMRLQDKQMRAYRNALLEAGFDIPNEPLKDFFIGRNPA; this is encoded by the coding sequence ATGGCTACCTACACGAAGGCTGAGTCCCGCACCTGGGCTCGCGAGAAGCTCGTCGGCGCGGTGAACTGCACGATCCCGTCGTTCACCGCAGATCTGAAAGGTCTGAACGAGAAGGGCATCCGGCACGACATCGCCCTGGCGAAGGAGCACGGTTTCATCGGCAGCCTCGCTATTGGCGAGGTCAGCATCACGCCGGAGGAGTACATCGACTTCATCCGGATCGCCAAGGACGAGGGCGGCGAGGACTTCTTCATCTGCCACCACGCCTGCTTCAACACCCTCGAAGAGAACATCGAGATGGCGCAGCTGGCCGAGGCGGCGGGCGCCGACCTGATCCTGCTGAGCTACCCGCCGAGTTTCTACCCGGAGAGCGAGGACGAGGTCCTCGAGTTCACGAGAACCTTCGCCGACTCGACGAACCTCGCGATCATCCTGTTCCCGATGACGATCTGGAACTTCTCGCGGCTCCACCCCTCCGACATCTCGACGGGCCTCATCCGTCGCATCCTCGACGACGCACCCAACGTCGCGGTGATCAAGGCCGAGGGCGGCTACCCGAATATCATGAACGCGGTCGAGTGCCACCGTCTGTTCGGTGATGAGGTGGTGATATCGGTCCCGATCGAGGCAGACCTGATCCCGCTGTCGCAGGTGATCCCAATCCAGTTGTCGGCGACGAGCGACCACGAGTACTACGGCCCCGTGATCCCCCAGATCATGAAGCTGATTCGTGCCGGAGACAACGACAGGGCCACCGAGCTGTTCTGGAAGCTGCACCCGGCCCGGGTCGCCAAGAACGGTCTTTTCGCCGCCGTGCACGGCGGCTCCGTGCTCAACCGGATGGGGTGGAAGTTCCAGGGCTGGTTGCAGGGCTACAACGGTGGTCCTCTGCGAATGCCCACGATGCGTCTGCAGGACAAGCAGATGCGGGCTTACCGCAACGCCCTGCTCGAGGCAGGTTTCGACATCCCGAACGAACCGCTGAAGGACTTCTTCATCGGTCGCAACCCGGCCTGA
- a CDS encoding LysR family transcriptional regulator: MHLPRQAPYTLRQLEYFVAVADVGTISGAAAELHVSESAIADSLSTLERSLKTSLVQRHRSRGITLTSDGIAVLSAGRRLLQGAEEIVDAVGDGVLSRTGAVRIGAIPTLAPVIVPRLLTMVAHSHPGLRPDIRTDDQPTLMAELLKGNLDLLISYDLDVSPDLSREALYQTQACVVLSSSHPFASRPHLGLEEIADEPMVLLDIAPSRTHTLELMSNAGVTPRTVIHTSNYELCRSLVGRGHGYTLLMWRDYARQTWDRSEVVFIPITPRPRMVNILALWRQEHFSGRVRAVVETLRTLSPALIEEHRFIR, translated from the coding sequence GTGCACCTTCCTCGCCAGGCGCCCTACACACTCCGTCAGCTGGAGTACTTCGTGGCGGTCGCAGACGTGGGCACGATCTCCGGCGCCGCCGCCGAGCTTCACGTCTCTGAGTCGGCCATCGCGGACTCGTTGTCCACTCTTGAGAGGTCGCTCAAGACGAGCCTCGTCCAACGGCATCGATCACGCGGCATCACCCTGACCTCCGACGGCATCGCCGTCCTTTCGGCCGGGCGACGACTGCTGCAGGGCGCCGAAGAGATCGTCGATGCGGTCGGAGACGGGGTGCTCTCGCGTACGGGTGCCGTCCGGATCGGGGCCATCCCGACGCTGGCACCGGTGATTGTGCCTCGCCTCTTGACGATGGTTGCTCATTCACATCCCGGGCTCCGCCCCGACATCAGGACTGACGATCAGCCCACGCTCATGGCGGAGCTCCTCAAAGGCAACCTCGACCTTCTCATCAGCTACGACCTCGACGTCTCTCCAGATCTGAGCAGAGAGGCGCTCTACCAGACACAAGCATGCGTGGTGCTCTCCTCATCGCACCCCTTCGCGTCACGTCCTCACCTGGGACTCGAGGAGATCGCCGACGAGCCGATGGTGCTCCTCGACATCGCACCGAGCCGTACGCACACACTTGAGCTGATGTCCAACGCGGGAGTCACGCCACGGACGGTCATCCACACCAGCAACTATGAACTGTGCCGCTCATTGGTCGGCCGAGGGCACGGATACACCCTGCTGATGTGGCGTGACTACGCGCGGCAGACATGGGACAGGTCTGAGGTCGTCTTCATTCCCATCACGCCACGACCCCGCATGGTCAACATCTTGGCCCTCTGGCGCCAGGAGCACTTCTCCGGGCGCGTGCGGGCAGTCGTGGAGACCTTGCGCACGCTGAGCCCAGCACTGATCGAGGAACACCGGTTCATCCGGTGA
- a CDS encoding cytochrome P450: MSNSSPAVAAQDAPVFERFDQERMMLDPYADFAQMRDLAPVVHVPAIGRYLLTTHAAVTSAENNPEIFTAHASRPTMVRAFGARPMLRKDDPQHAVERGAINPTLRPKPVHETWSPHFRENVEHWLDRLEEIGPDNADLNRDFAVPVASKNLLDLLGLPKAVDVRDVARWSTDFIAGIGNVLDDSEIWARCDRSQAEAHAVLDELLPHLTREPDASITSHLLQVGLDEQTVRANVFLTISGGMNEPQHMITNLVWALSGHPDQLDLIRNGQVSWGDAFEEAVRWLSPIGMLPRETTRDVDWAGHHIPAGADIGLLLASANRDEAVFADANSFNIERNARGHVGFGNGVHMCAGRWAAKTAVGEVALPMLYARFPNLRVDERRMTTWEGWVFRGVTSLPVTW, translated from the coding sequence GTGAGTAACAGCAGCCCCGCCGTCGCCGCTCAGGACGCCCCCGTGTTCGAGCGGTTCGACCAAGAACGCATGATGCTTGATCCGTACGCCGACTTCGCGCAGATGCGGGATCTGGCACCGGTCGTCCACGTGCCCGCCATCGGACGCTACCTCCTGACCACTCACGCGGCCGTCACGTCCGCTGAGAACAATCCGGAGATCTTCACGGCACACGCCTCGCGGCCGACGATGGTTCGAGCCTTCGGCGCCCGCCCCATGCTGCGCAAGGACGACCCTCAGCACGCCGTTGAGCGAGGTGCCATCAACCCCACGCTTCGACCGAAGCCGGTGCACGAGACGTGGTCTCCGCACTTCCGCGAGAACGTCGAGCACTGGCTTGATCGCCTGGAGGAGATCGGACCCGACAACGCGGATCTCAATCGAGACTTCGCGGTGCCGGTCGCGAGCAAGAACCTTCTCGACCTGTTGGGGCTCCCGAAGGCGGTCGACGTTCGGGACGTTGCCCGGTGGTCGACCGACTTCATCGCCGGGATCGGAAACGTCCTGGACGATTCGGAGATCTGGGCCCGGTGCGACCGCAGTCAGGCGGAAGCGCACGCCGTTCTCGACGAGCTCCTACCGCACCTCACACGCGAGCCCGACGCCTCCATCACCTCTCATCTGCTCCAGGTCGGACTGGACGAGCAGACGGTGCGGGCGAATGTCTTCCTCACCATTTCGGGAGGGATGAATGAGCCCCAGCACATGATCACCAACCTGGTGTGGGCGCTGTCGGGTCACCCTGACCAGCTCGACCTCATCCGCAATGGACAGGTCAGCTGGGGCGATGCCTTCGAGGAGGCCGTGCGGTGGCTCTCGCCGATCGGCATGCTTCCGCGAGAGACCACGCGTGACGTCGACTGGGCCGGCCACCACATCCCGGCAGGCGCCGACATCGGGCTGCTCCTCGCGTCCGCGAATCGGGACGAGGCGGTCTTCGCGGACGCCAACTCCTTCAACATCGAGCGCAATGCCCGCGGTCACGTCGGCTTCGGCAACGGGGTGCACATGTGTGCGGGCCGATGGGCAGCGAAGACCGCCGTCGGCGAGGTCGCGCTGCCCATGCTCTACGCGCGGTTCCCGAACCTTCGCGTTGACGAACGACGAATGACGACCTGGGAGGGCTGGGTCTTCCGCGGCGTCACCAGCCTTCCGGTGACCTGGTAG
- a CDS encoding 2Fe-2S iron-sulfur cluster-binding protein encodes MPTITYRQPDGSTLSVAVSDGTSVMRAALENDIRGIIGECGGQAMCATCHVYVGSTPELPPIAEEEQEMLECTAAPRDPARSRLGCQLKAGSDFEAIEVEIPARQV; translated from the coding sequence ATGCCGACGATCACCTACCGGCAACCCGACGGATCCACCCTGAGCGTCGCAGTGAGCGATGGGACCTCAGTGATGCGGGCCGCGTTGGAGAACGATATTCGAGGAATCATCGGCGAGTGCGGAGGCCAAGCCATGTGCGCCACGTGCCACGTGTACGTGGGGTCGACTCCCGAACTGCCACCGATCGCCGAGGAGGAGCAGGAGATGCTGGAGTGCACCGCCGCCCCACGAGACCCTGCCCGAAGCCGCCTGGGTTGTCAGCTCAAGGCGGGTAGCGACTTCGAAGCCATCGAAGTCGAAATCCCCGCACGGCAGGTGTGA
- a CDS encoding NAD(P)/FAD-dependent oxidoreductase, producing MTLDETVACIGAGHAGVQLAESLRTEGFAGRIVLIDEQEHLPYSRPPLSKEFMTGTEMAPLPLKGASWYAAHDVTLHTGTRATSIDRERRRVHLEDGSALGWNHLVLAQGARARTLDVPGSTLAGIHTLRTLNDAKGLRAPLARSNRVVVVGAGFIGLEFACAARATGLDVTVVDPAGRALARSVSSVTAAALVSRLEAAGTHFSFETSVLAFQGEDHVRRVLTSNGDLDADLVVIGIGVVPRDELAHEAGLEVDGGIVVDSALLTSDPNITAVGDLAVSSSTGARTECVQNAADQARYVAQRIVGKTAEQYAHVPRFWSHLGPNRLQIVGTWTGSDNSELAGNPDGAFSIRHYRGSSLIAVESVNQPREHMQARKALESRLSVA from the coding sequence ATGACTCTCGACGAAACCGTTGCCTGCATCGGCGCCGGGCACGCCGGAGTTCAACTCGCAGAGTCTCTTCGGACCGAGGGCTTCGCAGGGCGCATCGTCCTGATCGACGAGCAAGAGCACCTCCCGTACTCGCGTCCGCCCCTGTCCAAGGAGTTCATGACGGGCACCGAGATGGCGCCTCTCCCCCTCAAGGGCGCATCGTGGTACGCCGCTCACGACGTCACCCTCCACACGGGCACTCGGGCAACGTCTATCGATCGGGAGCGACGACGGGTGCACCTCGAGGATGGCAGTGCCCTTGGCTGGAACCATCTCGTGCTGGCGCAGGGAGCCCGCGCCCGGACACTCGACGTGCCAGGGTCCACCCTCGCCGGGATCCATACGCTGCGGACCCTGAACGACGCGAAGGGGCTCCGAGCGCCGCTCGCTAGATCAAACCGGGTTGTCGTTGTCGGCGCGGGCTTCATCGGCCTCGAGTTCGCGTGCGCGGCCCGTGCGACCGGACTCGACGTGACGGTTGTGGACCCGGCAGGCCGGGCTCTCGCGCGCTCAGTCAGCAGCGTGACGGCAGCCGCCCTTGTCAGCCGCCTGGAAGCCGCCGGCACGCATTTCAGCTTTGAGACCTCGGTCCTGGCTTTTCAAGGGGAAGACCACGTCCGTCGAGTCCTGACCTCGAATGGCGACCTCGATGCCGACCTGGTCGTCATCGGTATCGGTGTCGTACCCCGCGACGAGCTCGCCCACGAGGCGGGACTCGAAGTCGACGGCGGCATCGTCGTCGACTCAGCGTTGCTCACCAGCGATCCGAACATCACAGCCGTCGGCGACCTGGCGGTCAGTTCCTCGACAGGCGCACGAACCGAATGCGTTCAGAACGCAGCCGACCAGGCCCGCTATGTCGCACAGCGCATCGTCGGCAAGACAGCGGAACAGTACGCACATGTCCCCCGCTTCTGGAGTCACCTGGGGCCGAATCGGCTCCAGATCGTCGGCACCTGGACCGGATCCGACAACAGTGAACTCGCGGGCAACCCGGATGGCGCCTTCTCCATACGTCACTATCGCGGCTCGTCGCTCATCGCGGTGGAGTCGGTCAACCAACCGAGGGAGCACATGCAGGCTCGCAAGGCGCTCGAGTCGCGGCTCTCCGTTGCCTGA
- a CDS encoding IclR family transcriptional regulator translates to MAEPTSLQTLSRGIKALEVLAEADSPLSVTELSARLQLHRSITYRIVRTLESHGLVSRDAAGDVLLGVSLASLARNVSRDLQTAALPELTLVANELGMTAFLVVLDREDAVTIVRVEPRAAIAAVAQRPGTRHPLDRGAPGRAVGRLVHTDTWDLPYETSHDEMIHGLSSVAAPLAVPGQQPAAIAVVYLTGPADVGRIGERLIDAASAIRNDIR, encoded by the coding sequence GTGGCGGAGCCCACGTCGCTGCAGACGCTGTCGCGAGGAATCAAGGCACTCGAGGTGCTTGCGGAGGCCGACAGCCCTTTGTCGGTGACTGAGTTGTCCGCCCGACTCCAGCTGCACCGGTCCATCACCTACCGAATCGTCAGGACGCTGGAGAGCCACGGCCTGGTTTCCAGGGATGCCGCGGGCGATGTCCTCCTGGGCGTGAGCTTGGCGTCTCTGGCCCGCAACGTCTCTCGTGATCTACAGACGGCAGCGCTTCCAGAACTGACGCTCGTTGCCAACGAGCTCGGGATGACGGCGTTTCTGGTCGTTCTGGACCGAGAGGACGCGGTGACCATCGTGCGCGTCGAGCCACGCGCTGCCATAGCGGCGGTGGCCCAGCGACCTGGGACGCGTCATCCGCTGGACCGCGGTGCCCCGGGAAGAGCCGTCGGACGGTTGGTCCATACGGACACGTGGGACCTCCCGTACGAGACGAGTCACGACGAGATGATCCATGGACTGTCGTCTGTTGCCGCACCGCTCGCGGTGCCTGGCCAGCAGCCTGCGGCCATCGCGGTGGTCTATCTGACAGGTCCGGCCGACGTCGGGCGGATCGGTGAGCGCCTCATCGATGCAGCGTCGGCGATTCGGAACGACATTCGCTGA